The nucleotide sequence TCCATAAATGAGAGCAAAACCAACACGAATTTTCTACACCTGCAAGCCAGCATTAATTTGAAACTGCCTATGGTCCTTTTGGTCTATCTTCGCTAAAAGTTTTGAATTTCAGAAGTgaaaaaatatagaaatatGTCTGAAAACGGTAGATGagtaagaggggggaaaaggtgtgtgtgggggggtgagAGCCGTTGGGAGGGGAGTAGAAAGGCGCGGTTTCGAGGCGGGCTTTTTCGGATTCGAAAGCATCCAATAACAGCGCCGTAATGCTGCCAGCGAATCAGAGAAGGGAACACGCTATAAAGGACGCCACACAGCGCAGCAGCACCACcgttgcagcagcagagcttgcagCAGTTCTGATCTCCTCGAAACTATGGCACGTACGAAGCAGACCGCGCGGAAGTCCACCGGCGGGAAAGCTCCCCGCAAACAGCTGGCCACCAAGGCGGCTCGCAAGAGCGCCCCGGCCACGGGCGGCGTCAAGAAGCCCCATCGCTACCGCCCCGGCACCGTGGCTCTCCGCGAGATCCGGCGCTACCAGAAGTCGACCGAGCTGCTGATCCGCAAGCTGCCCTTCCAGCGCCTGGTGCGGGAGATCGCGCAGGACTTCAAGACCGACCTGCGCTTCCAGAGCTCGGCCGTGATGGCGCTGCAGGAGGCGAGCGAGGCCTACCTGGTGGGGCTGTTCGAGGATACCAACCTGTGTGCCATCCACGCTAAGCGTGTCACCATCATGCCCAAGGACATCCAGCTGGCCCGCCGCATCCGCGGTGAGCGTGCCTAAGGCTGTTTTCTCCATTGTCCTTTACCCTTCCATCCTAAAGGCTCTTTTCAGAGCCACCACTTTGCACAAGAGAGCTGAGATACTTTTTTATATACTTGAAAAAACAAGTCCTTTCGATGTATCACTGTTTTTTCACACTGTAACTAGCAGTATTTCTCCTGTTTAGTTTTCTCTTGCAGTGCTGTTGAGTTTATTTTTCTGGCCTCTTTTCCAGGTATCTTTTCAACTAGATACTGGAATTCCAGTGAAATTATACCTATGTTTCCTATGCATTGTCTGAAACTGCTTCTTTTTATCAGACTGTGCCAGAGAGCGACTTGGAAATACCTAAGCTACTGTATAAAAAGGCCCAAATTACAAATGTCAAAATAAATTAAGGTAAATAAAGGTTTCCATTTAGTCATTAtggcaaaaatattttaatgaatcTCGGGCCTAATTGTTAACTTTCTAGTTCAAAGGCTTGGCATTTTTTTAGGCAGGTTACTTTTGTGTGTATGCCCCATAGTAAGAATTCCAGCAAAGGTGAATCCTAAGGAGGGTTGAATGCCATATATGTAtacctgtgccctgccagggtCTTCTGAAGAATCCTAGAAATCTGTATAAATATTAAGCCAGCCTGTCTTCTGACTACAAAAAATGTAGTATTGAACATATGTACAATACATTGTATGAAAAATACATGAGTTTCCAACTCTTTTATGAACACTAAATAATAATTCCCTCCGCTCTCTTCCAAAGCCACCTCTAAGTTTTGTATTGTGAGTGGCAACATGTTTGGGCAAATGTATAGTTTCTTGGCTGTCATAACAATATTTCTGTGCTGTAAGAAAAGCCTTGTGTGGATCTCTTCAGCCTTGGCTGTCCACCACTTTTAAATCAGTTTGAAATATTTATGGTGTGAGCAATTGTTGGACTAAGGTGGCAGCTCTCTTTAAAACAGTCTGCCTTAGCCAGATTCAACAGCAACATGATTCCAATGAGATGCAAGAATTTTCAGATCTTGTGCAGTTCCTGAGCACAGGCCTAACCTGGATAGTTGTCAACCACCTGCACCTGATTGTTCAAAGCTCTTTTGAGTCCAACACATTTAAAGGGAGGCTAAACCATTCTGTCTGACATTCTCTGCTCACCCACCTTACCCTCCCAGATAAAATTCTCTCCTTCCATATCCATGCTCATGAAGTACCTTCACTAACCCTTGTTAGCAAAACACCCAATTGTACTGCAAGAGGAAAGCTGGAGACTGGAGTTTACAACAGCTTAGTGCCTATGCACAGGTACCCTAATAATGTAACTTTTTATGGGGCCCCAAAATCAAATACAGCAGCCTATAGAAGTCCCAGACAATTGATTACCACAATTTACCAGTTAAAGAGTGCTTCAGCCCTTCTTATTGCGTATGTGAGTGGCTCTTAAAAGAGCCTTTGGGTTTACTGTCAGGGTAGGAGCTTCAGGCACGCTCACCGCGGATGCGGCGGGCCAGCTGGATGTCCTTGGGCATGATGGTGACACGCTTAGCATGGATGGCACACAGGTTGGTGTCCTCAAACAGCCCCACCAGGTAGGCCTCGCTCGCCTCCTGCAGCGCCATCACGGCCGAGCTCTGGAAGCGCAGGTCGGTCTTGAAGTCCTGCGCGATCTCCCGCACCAGGCGCTGGAAGGGCAGCTTGCGGATCAGCAGCTCGGTCGACTTCTGGTAGCGCCGGATCTCGCGGAGAGCCACGGTGCCGGGGCGGTAGCGATGGGGCTTCTTGACGCCGCCCGTGGCCGGGGCGCTCTTGCGAGCCGCCTTGGTGGCCAGCTGTTTGCGGGGAGCTTTCCCGCCGGTAGACTTTCGCGCGGTTTGCTTTGTACGCGCCATCGCAGAGAATCTGCAAAGAGCTCCTCAAAAGATGCAGAACTGATTGCAAGGAGCTCAGCGGCGTCTTTATTTATAGAGCCATCTCGTCTCTGATTGGGCATCACGAAGTGAAATCTGATTGGTTATCGTGGAAATCCTAGCCTGGGCCTGAAGATGTCGAAATTGCCTCTGTCTGTCTCGGCGCTCTCTCCTACCGCTATCCCGCCAGGACTCATGGCTCCCTGGACTGGAGGGAGAaggtatgggggggggggggatgttccGTCATTTCAGACAGAGCTCTTAAGTCCTTTGTTCTTGCTTTCCATCTCCGCCAGCCTCCTGAACAGCTTACAATTCACGTGGAAGCTGAAATTCAGTAGTTGCTCATAAAagagttggggtttggggtttgtttgttttgttttgttttttttaaattatattttttaCGTGTATGGATTGAatacaaaagaagggaaaaaaaattgaggGCATGCAAAACTCCCTCTTACTGTGACAGGCTTATTatcctcagagctgcagaggaaagatAGTCTGCTCACTCAGCACAAATAGATATCcaagaaatacaaagaaatgCAGCTTTGTAGCTATTAGAAATATATAAATATCTTCTATTTTTATCAATTTGTATTCTTATCTCTAAGAAATTCAGCATTAAGCATAGCAAGGAAAACTGTGACTTTGAGTACTTATCCAATAAATTAATTTCTGAAATTAGGAGGTAAAAAaggagtaatttttttttttccttctctacaCATTTAGGTTGtgaggaaaacagaaagtgaCCACCAAGGTTTATTGATCAACATTTGTGAGTCATCAAAGACAACTCCATTTCATATAGTAATAATAAATTGcttctgcagggtttttttcattccttttatGACGGAGACAGAACACTGATACCTTAGAAGGATACACCAGATGGGCATGCTCTCTGTGGGGAAGAATTAGAAAAGCCTTCACACAAGGCTCCTTTTGAAGCATTTTCATGAAACGTGTTACCAGGGACATGATTTTCATTCATGGACCCAGCCCCACGCTCTCAAAAGGGTACTGTAGCAAAAATAGTTttgaaaaaggaataaaatttaTTGACAAGGAACCAAGGGACTGAATGCACATTGCAATTAAGAACAATATAAAAATTAAGAAATATAATAATCAGAAAACACTTGTCTTGgagcatttttttttattctccctAAATAGTactttgtcttttttccttGTAGA is from Dryobates pubescens isolate bDryPub1 chromosome 15, bDryPub1.pri, whole genome shotgun sequence and encodes:
- the LOC104298476 gene encoding histone H3, whose translation is MSGRGKGGKGLGKGGAKRHRKVLRDNIQGITKPAIRRLARRGGVKRISGLIYEETRGVLKVFLENVIRDAVTYTEHAKRKTVTAMDVVYALKRQGRRHTAQQHHRCSSRACSSSDLLETMARTKQTARKSTGGKAPRKQLATKAARKSAPATGGVKKPHRYRPGTVALREIRRYQKSTELLIRKLPFQRLVREIAQDFKTDLRFQSSAVMALQEASEAYLVGLFEDTNLCAIHAKRVTIMPKDIQLARRIRGERA